In Lycium ferocissimum isolate CSIRO_LF1 chromosome 11, AGI_CSIRO_Lferr_CH_V1, whole genome shotgun sequence, a single genomic region encodes these proteins:
- the LOC132036016 gene encoding E3 ubiquitin-protein ligase RMA1H1 — protein sequence MNDEVEENISGGFECNICLELVHEPVVTLCGHLYCWPCIYKWIHFQSVSSENSDQQQPQCPVCKAEVSQKTLIPLYGRGQSTKPSEGKATNLGIVIPQRPPSPRCGGHMLIPTTNSNPSQLLQRRNHQQQSRLSPRVTTANMLQHSMIGEVAYARIFGNSSTTLYTYPNSYNLAIGSSPRMRRQLSEADKSLGRICFFLFCCFVTCLILF from the coding sequence ATGAACGATGAAGTTGAAGAGAATATTTCCGGTGGTTTTGAGTGTAACATATGCCTGGAACTCGTGCATGAACCTGTGGTAACTTTATGTGGTCACCTCTACTGTTGGCCTTGCATTTACAAATGGATTCATTTCCAAAGTGTTTCTTCAGAAAATTCGGATCAGCAACAGCCACAATGCCCTGTTTGCAAGGCTGAAGTTTCCCAAAAAACTTTGATTCCACTCTATGGTCGCGGTCAATCTACAAAACCATCCGAAGGAAAGGCTACGAATCTTGGCATAGTCATTCCACAAAGGCCTCCGAGTCCACGATGTGGGGGCCACATGCTTATACCGACTACTAATTCAAATCCATCGCAGCTACTTCAACGAcgaaatcatcaacaacagtCTCGGCTCAGCCCCAGGGTAACCACAGCTAATATGTTACAACACTCCATGATCGGGGAAGTGGCCTATGCAAGGATTTTTGGAAACTCATCAACAACTTTGTACACATATCCAAACTCTTATAACCTAGCAATCGGCAGTAGTCCAAGAATGAGAAGGCAATTATCAGAGGCTGATAAATCACTTGGCAGAATATGTTTTTTCCTCTTTTGTTGCTTTGTCACATGTCTAATCTTGTTTTGA